The following DNA comes from Hemibagrus wyckioides isolate EC202008001 linkage group LG05, SWU_Hwy_1.0, whole genome shotgun sequence.
cccatgccATCTCCAGCTTGAACAGCTAACACAGGAATTATTACCCGTGttctttaattcatttctgtaattcattctccatctctAATTACTGCCTCTTTCTCAAGTAGTATGTAAATACATATGCATATCtctttatttatacagctgtatataaagtgtataatgtACAAATCTGCACATAAATCATCTGTTCCAGATTCATtcacacattattttttatttactgttaagTCTTACTATTTAGATGTTTTCTGTTCTCATGCCaggtatgtaggtatgtatgtgtatgtatcaAGAACAccttaaaaataatacaacaaattccttgtgtgtctgtgcagaGTTGGAGAATAAACCTGATTCTGCTTCTCACGCACAGCCATGTTGATATTCAGTATAAGTTcagtgtggtgagtgtgataTCACTTAATTATCATTCTCTGATCCAGATTATATGAAATAATGATGACATTTTTCACAAAACATTACACTCTTTTGGGAACAGATcgaagacaaaaaacaaaaaactgctTCAAAAGATGAACTCTTCAGATGTTTTCATTTACTCAAACTAAAGTAACAAATTTCATAAAGTTGAGAAAAGCATGATTTTAAGTCATAAAAACAAAGACAGATTcagatcatttattcatttttaatttctttattaaatatttctcctaaaatCATAGTGCTCTTGATTCAGTAGTGTTCAGTCctctttcttgtttgtttatcaTCTCTTCAGAGACATGACCAGATCAGCTGTTCTGATGATCACGCTTctctgaacacactgaatatCACTTTTTTGGATTAATCTAGATTTTATATTTGACTAATCACTAACAAGGAACATTATGATAGGTGTGTAACAGTTCTCAATAaaatttgtgtttaatttgtCTGACAGAGCCTGAGTGATAAATGTAAAGTTAGTTAACGTGTTTAAAGTTAGTTATCTGTGTCCCATGCCCAGGGTTAAAGCAGCATCTTTCAAGCTACACCGTAGTAATAAACTATGCAAAATCTCTGAACCTAACCTCAGGACAGTTAAAATTAAATCCATCcactttgcaaaaaaaatatctgctAGCTCATTAACTATTAATTAACTGCAGTAGCTAGCTATATAAATGGATTCTGCATTCGCTTGCTAATTTTAGCAATGGACAACTGCAGAAAATCTACAAATGATCACAAATAACTCTTAAATATTATATCTGTTGGAGTGACCGCAGGTTCCACCATGTTAGTCAGAAGTGTCAGAACTCTAGTCTGGTGCAGTGAATTATGGGATTTTCCTTACAGGCATGTGATACTGTGTTCTGCTTCAGACGACTCTTTTCTCAGGATCACAGACCAAGAACACTGCTTTCATCCAGGAGGATGCTGTCATCAGTTTCGAGCACATCAGTCCTTCAGTGAAATTACTAAAggtcattttcttcttttgagGAATTTTAAATTGCAAACATTTGTACTGGTTGTGATGTAAGTGCAAATTATGTTGAACACACTACCACTCAGAAGTTTGGGATCATtcaaaaattttattgttttccaaggaaacacacacgaaattagtctgaatagaaaatatagcaaaagaacaggacatgctgacaggtcagagttagaaataatgattttgatggaaatgatgaatgttttcttcaaactttcattaaaaaaaacaccttttgcagcagttAAAGTCTGGACATTCTAGCTGTTAAATTTTCAAGAtcatctgatgagatttcatcccatgcttcctggagcatctcctaCAGTCTTCCTCCgaagctgaaatcaagctgaaatatgcgagtgatcccaaacttgtGAGCAGTAGTGTATGTTTAATActaaattaagaaaaaacacGTAAGAAACATGTAAGAATTTGACTCTGCAGGTCACAACACATGATATGTGCACTACATCATGtatacagtatgaacacagtGGCATTTAGACTCTCAggtgaattaaataaaacacaaaaaatgtttactgacttacaaatatatcaaatacttACAAATATCACTTATAGAATATACACCTCattattctttttaattcttattaTAATACTTGCACAATGCTAAACATAAAGTCAAacacacaattttttaaaacccctttttattttatgaagaacaaaacaaacaaacaaacaaacccactgAGCAATATTTTAAGAATTGCACATCTCtataaacctttttttatttttaaatatgacgATAATTTAAAGACTATTTAGGAAATTAAAATTTCTCTGGTTTTAGTTTAggcttttttattgttgttaaaaTCATGTCctgtctctccctgtgtgtttaatctcatcCCTGGACCTCTGCACGTGAAGAGGAAAGTTTCCGGAAGTGTGAGACTGGACTGGAGTCTCTGCCTGGACACTGATGACGTGTGAGTGAGAGGAGTGATGTGATTGGATGATTTCTGCTCTCCTCTACCCTGggctgtatttctgtgtgtattcagtgtgagtgtacagTCAGTGAGGAGAGAGATCATCTGAGCTTCTGATTTACTCACAATTCACCATGAAGATACTGCTGACCTTCTTCACACTCATGTGTGTGACGGACACTGGAGCAGGGGGTGAGGCAGGGGGACTTTATTATTCTCTaaatgtgatggaaataatttgtgATCATTTAAACGCTACTATTAAGTGATAATGTCGGTATTTTTGTTGTTCTATTATAGAgctgtatttaaataaaacagaccGTCACcttgtatatttatacataataATTAAGTTTTATGAAGCTGTAATAATCTGTTGTTGGACTTTAaacatgtttctgtttctgtgtgtgaacTACAGATAAACACCAACATCTGCTGTTAACCGACTGTTCAGACTCGGATCAGGAGTTTATGTTAGGGAGCGATGGAGAGGAGATGTTTTATGCAGATTTTAATAAGAAGAAGGTAGTGAGTATGCTGCCTCCGTTCGCTGATCCCGGTGAATTCGCCGCAGGATACGAAGGCGCCGAGGGTAATATGGAGAACTGTAAACAGAACTTACAGGTGATAACAGGAGACTTTAAAGACAAGCCGGTGCCACAGGGTGAGTAACTCAGAGTATAAAAacatcatttatacatttaatctGAAAATACATTTACGGTATGGAGCTGTTAGATTTGTTGTAGAATTGTCTGTAAGTTACTGAGTCTTTACACTGTCAGTAAactatattaataattacaacCTGAAGTCTGTAAACCTTtatacactgaatcctacaacaaaacaataatcacacactacactactgttatAGTACAAGTTCATTTAAATACAGAGAGTAACTGATGTagtgtgtaaatataaatacacattgATAAATCTTCcaaacattcattttatttgctctctcttacacacatacactctcactgtctctctctctctctctctctcacacacacacacacacacacactgaggtctGAGGCAGTgaaattaaacatttctttCATGTCATTCTTTTATAATCTTCGAATACTGAATGAATTGAAATCCATTACATTTACAAATGTGTAATTAAAGTTGCTGTCCTCAAAATCCATGTTTAAAAGCACAGTTTAGTTTCCAGATCTATTGGTGATGAGAGGTTAGAGACAGTCAGgagaaataataaacacaccacagacTGAGAGTGATAACACAGTGAATGTGTGGTTTCTGTCCAGATGCCCCACAAAGCTCCATCTACCCCAAACAGAAAATACAGCTGGGTTCAGAGAACACACTCATCTGTCACTTCACTCGGTTCTTCCCTCCACACGTTACTGTGCGCTGGACCAAGAACACCGTGGACGTGACGGACAAATCCACACTCAGTCAGTACTACCCAAACAAGGACGACACCTACAACCAGTTCTCCCACCTGCCCTTCACCCCACAGGAAGGAGACGTTTACACCTGTACAGTGGAGCACAAGGCCCTGGGCACACCTGATACCAGGACATGGGGTGAGaccacacattaaacacacatcaataaACCTGGAGAGAGATGCTTCAACTtttcaaaaattaaataataaaaaacacaattttacTATAAGTAATGCATACatttataaacatgttataaacatattacagtttattttatcattttatgtgACTGATGCtacaaaacagtgtgtgtgtgtgttgtgtgtgtgtgtatgtgtgtgtgtgtgtgtgtgtgtatgtgtatgtgtgtgtgtgtatgtgtgtgtgtgtgtgtgtgtgtgtgtagaggtggatGTTGAACTTCCCAGTGTGGGTCCGTCTGTGTTTTGTGGAGTTGGTCTGGCTGTAGGACTGCTCGGAGTCGCTACTGGAACTTTCTTCCTCGTTAAAGGAAACCAGTGTAACTGAACCTTCAGGTAACTGATACAATTAAACATCACATTTATTATATCTGATACACTGTTTATCTCTGACACACAACTGTTTCTCTGTTTACAGGCAGAAGTGAAGAGTTCAGAATCAATTTAGGTTATCAAGAAGATTTTTCACCAAAGAAACTGTACATGTActcttttttaaaagatttaaaaagtgtttatctgttctattttacatttactttcCATTTAATTCTCTGCacaaatcaattaaaatatttttcttttacaaaataaaCTTTAACTGAACATTCAGATGATTTCTTCCACACAGAGGCTACATTCAGTAAATAATTGCACCCAGTAGAGAATCTCTGTATTAGTCAGGTTTCAACAACACTTGTGATGACatgtacaacacacaatacatgtaatttttagttttttagacGTGATCATGTGAATAATGTGATAACACAAAGCAGAAGCAGGTCCATTTCACTTTATGTCCTTAAATTGCACAtctgaaaaagtgaaaaaaggatgatcatatttataaaaacaaaacaacattaaGGGGAGAAAAATATacctgaaaagtaaaaaatctgaatgtgaaaataaatgaattgataaaaaataaatgtgtgaatcATAAAACTGTCAATTTTCCATGTGCTTCTTCACACGAAGTTACTATTAACTCActcatatttatttttgattgaaATGGTgactgattttaatttttttgtaaatatgtatAAGGCCTAAAGCTAATCATGTAAATACCTTTTGTtattaaacaaaaag
Coding sequences within:
- the LOC131353372 gene encoding H-2 class II histocompatibility antigen, A-U alpha chain-like; translation: MKILLTFFTLMCVTDTGAGDKHQHLLLTDCSDSDQEFMLGSDGEEMFYADFNKKKVVSMLPPFADPGEFAAGYEGAEGNMENCKQNLQVITGDFKDKPVPQDAPQSSIYPKQKIQLGSENTLICHFTRFFPPHVTVRWTKNTVDVTDKSTLSQYYPNKDDTYNQFSHLPFTPQEGDVYTCTVEHKALGTPDTRTWEVDVELPSVGPSVFCGVGLAVGLLGVATGTFFLVKGNQCN